The Pedobacter ginsengisoli region ATTATGCGTATCACCTTAGTACTAATACTGGCCACCTTGATTATGTCCTGTGGCGGAGGTAAAAAAGAAGCAGAAATAAAGGGGGCAGTATCTACAGAAGAAGCTCATGAAGAAAATGAGAATTCTGTTGAGATCACCCAGTCTCAATACAACGCAATAGGGGTGACTTTGGGTTCCCCTGAAATGAAAGGACTTAGTGGTTTATTAAAAGTTAACGGCTATATTGATGTTCCACCGCAAAACTTGGTTAGCATTACCACCCAAATGGGTGGTATTGTTAAATCAACACCACTTTTACAGGGGAGTAAAGTAAGTAAGGGGCAGATTATTGCAGTGCTTCAGAATCAGGAGTATGTACAGTTACAGCAGGATTACCTGGAAAGTAAAAGTCAACTGGAATTAACCGAGACGGAATACAAAAGACAGCAGACTTTGGCAAGTCAGAATGTGAACTCCCAAAAAACGTTGCAGCAGGCTAAATCTCAGTACCAGATCATTCTTGCCAGAGAAAATGCGCTTAAACAACGTCTGCAACTAATCAATATCAGTCCGGGTACCTTAACGGCTGGTACTATCCGCAGTCAAATAAATATCTATGCCCCAATTAGTGGGTATGTAACTAAGGTGAACGTAAATACAGGCAAGTTTGTCAATCCAAATGATGTAATGTTTGAAATCGTTAATAGTGCGAATCTTCATGTGGAATTGAATGTATTTGAAAAGGATGCGGCTAAAGTGAAAGCCGGTCAGCGTGTCCGTTTTACCATGACAAATGATTCAAACGAACAGCTTGCTGTAGTACAGCTGGTTGGAGGAGAAATCAAACCTGACAAGACAGTTACCGTTCATGCTATAGCGAAAGAAAGTAAAAGCTTTATTCCAGGTACCTATTTAAAAGCATTGATCGAAACTGGTACTACTCAGACGTTGGCCTTACCGGTCAGCGCAGTTGTGGATTTTCAGAATAAGAAGTACATTTTTATTGCCAAAGCTGCGGGAAAAGAGGAAGTACCGTCTTATCATTTCGAAATCGTAGAAGTTATTACTGGCATTAGTGATGGTGGATATATACAGATAGAATTGCCAGAAGGAATGAATCCAAAAGTAAAGGTTGTTTTAACGGGTACTTATGATCTGTTGTCGAAATTAAAAAACAGTGAAGAGCATAGTGGGCATTAAGAGGTAGAAAATAAATTCTGCTATATTATTTTAAAAGCACTTTGAATTTCAAAGTAATGTGATTATCTTTAATTTAAGAAGTTTTAATCATTGTTAGCTATGAAAAATAAAATGGGTAGATTTTTTGGATTTGTTTTCGGGGCAGTAGTTTTCCTTTTGGTGTTTAAAATTGTTTTCCTTAAAAATATTTCCCCATCAGATGAATTGGCACCAGGAGTGGTAGTGATTGCATCTGTGTTGAATGGATTAATATTTGGATTTATTGGCTCGTTAATTCAGAATTATTTTGCAAGGAAGGGATCTTGATTGAATTGGTGGGCTAGTCAAAATCGTATCGGATAAGATATTAATGCCCCAAAAGGGGCATTAATATCTTACTTTTCTTTATAAATTAATTCTTTTTGGTTGCTTTTAATTCAGTTACAATCATCTTAAGTGTAGTCTCTCCGATATTTTTAGCCATGTGAGTTGTTGCATTCAGAAAAAGGGCTTCTCCTGCTTTAATTTCTGCAACTACAGGCGATTTGTCTTTGTCTGTGATCTCCAGTTTTCCATCTGTTAAGGCATAAGCGAAATGATCAGGATGGCTATGCCATGGGGCGACATCCCCCGGAGCGAATTCAACCTGCATAACCCGCACTTTGTCATTGTCTAGGATAACCTTTTTGTAAACATTTGGAGCTGCTGTTATCGGGTCTTGTGCACGCACATTTGCACTTAGAGCTAGAAATAATCCTAAGAGCGAAATTGAAATCATTTTAAACGTTTTCATTTTGTTAAAGGTTTAATTAAACGAATTTCGGGCGAACTTAGATGGTATATAAAAACAATTGATAATAGTAAAGGTTTCTGAATGGCTTATCTTTATTTAGTTTGGAAAGCCTTTAAAACATAATGTTTAAAGGCTTTTTTATTTCTTTTAAAAAGCTAGTGTATGCAAAAAAAACATTACTAATAGTCAAATTATGGGTGGTATTAAGCCACCTATAATTTAATCTTTACATTAAACTTGGAAGATAAACTATGGGAATGAAGAATTTAAAAGTGACTTTGATTGGCTTTCTTTGCTTAAGCAACGGGATGGTGTCATTAGCACAGCAACCGGTCGAATCCCTTAATAAATTATTAAAAGATATAAACGGTTCATTAAGGTTGTCGGTAAAGGAATTTAATGGAACAACTTTATTATCTGAACAAATATTTAACAAAGAATCATTGCAAACAAAAACAGGCAATTGGAGCATGCAGTTTAAAGCCTCTTCGGTTTTGGGGCATCCTGAAGTTATGGATGTTTCTACATCATTTCGCCTGAACAGTGGTATTGCAAAAGCTTCAGCCGTTTCAGTTTCCTTTGATTTTAGTAAATGGAATTCAGAAAATTATGTGCTGGTACCTGCTTCAGTTTATAATGGAAATCGGTACAGGGCAATCGGAAACAGTTATAGTCCGCAATATCCAAAGGATATGTATTACAATCCTTCGGTGCCACTTACTATATCTAATAATCCCCGACTTTCTATTGAAGAGGGGAAAGCCTCTCTTATTGAGCTGCAAACTGGAAATG contains the following coding sequences:
- a CDS encoding cupin domain-containing protein — encoded protein: MKTFKMISISLLGLFLALSANVRAQDPITAAPNVYKKVILDNDKVRVMQVEFAPGDVAPWHSHPDHFAYALTDGKLEITDKDKSPVVAEIKAGEALFLNATTHMAKNIGETTLKMIVTELKATKKN
- a CDS encoding efflux RND transporter periplasmic adaptor subunit; this encodes MKTTIQNIMRITLVLILATLIMSCGGGKKEAEIKGAVSTEEAHEENENSVEITQSQYNAIGVTLGSPEMKGLSGLLKVNGYIDVPPQNLVSITTQMGGIVKSTPLLQGSKVSKGQIIAVLQNQEYVQLQQDYLESKSQLELTETEYKRQQTLASQNVNSQKTLQQAKSQYQIILARENALKQRLQLINISPGTLTAGTIRSQINIYAPISGYVTKVNVNTGKFVNPNDVMFEIVNSANLHVELNVFEKDAAKVKAGQRVRFTMTNDSNEQLAVVQLVGGEIKPDKTVTVHAIAKESKSFIPGTYLKALIETGTTQTLALPVSAVVDFQNKKYIFIAKAAGKEEVPSYHFEIVEVITGISDGGYIQIELPEGMNPKVKVVLTGTYDLLSKLKNSEEHSGH